One part of the Pseudomonadota bacterium genome encodes these proteins:
- a CDS encoding UPF0149 family protein, which yields MTRVKPLGEEEFAELDDLLLSEGLPESTMDICAAEGFLTAIAIGPVTVMPDQWLPRIFGSEADEPMPEFPSSKVVRRLIDLIMRLYTSAIVTFEVAPEEFEPTFYTREVDGKTYTIIDEWCSGFLQGIRLTQEACQPLLEEQPDFLRPFRLFAAEEGWAELASAPDEAVMHAEWSNKIAPTIHAIHAYWLSYREATATNPRRSKAIPAKSTVGRNEPCPCGSGMKYKYCCGRPQTLH from the coding sequence GTGACGCGCGTGAAGCCATTAGGCGAGGAGGAATTCGCCGAACTCGATGACTTGTTGCTCTCGGAGGGTCTGCCCGAGTCGACCATGGATATCTGTGCGGCAGAGGGCTTTCTCACCGCAATTGCCATCGGACCGGTAACCGTGATGCCCGACCAATGGCTCCCGCGCATCTTTGGCAGCGAGGCCGACGAGCCCATGCCGGAGTTTCCTTCGTCGAAGGTCGTCAGGCGCCTCATCGATCTCATCATGCGGCTGTACACCTCGGCCATCGTGACCTTTGAAGTTGCTCCAGAGGAATTCGAACCAACCTTCTACACCCGTGAGGTCGACGGGAAGACCTACACCATCATCGATGAATGGTGCAGCGGGTTCCTGCAGGGCATTCGATTAACCCAAGAGGCGTGTCAGCCCCTGTTGGAGGAGCAGCCAGACTTCTTGCGCCCCTTCCGACTTTTTGCGGCCGAGGAAGGTTGGGCCGAGCTGGCGAGCGCTCCCGATGAAGCCGTGATGCATGCAGAATGGTCAAACAAGATTGCCCCGACGATCCATGCCATTCACGCGTACTGGCTATCGTATCGCGAAGCCACCGCTACAAACCCGCGGCGTTCCAAAGCAATCCCAGCGAAGTCGACAGTAGGACGCAACGAGCCCTGTCCGTGCGGCAGTGGAATGAAATACAAGTATTGCTGTGGGCGACCTCAAACGTTGCATTGA
- a CDS encoding integrase core domain-containing protein, which yields MTDHPTAAWTLQQLREAIPSDHCYQYLLRDRDRIYSAELDRSVQKLGLRVLKSPYRSPLANCVCERVIRSLRRECLDLLIPLTQLHLLRTVKDWTSYYNTARPHMSLGPGIPSPPGTLPVALIAHRHRPPEKQRVYARPILGDLHRDYRLIAA from the coding sequence GTGACCGATCACCCGACGGCGGCTTGGACGCTGCAACAGCTGCGCGAAGCGATCCCCTCGGACCATTGCTACCAGTATTTGCTTCGTGATCGCGATCGCATCTATTCCGCGGAACTCGACCGGTCGGTCCAGAAGCTCGGTCTTCGGGTCTTGAAGAGTCCCTATCGCAGCCCACTCGCGAATTGCGTCTGCGAGCGGGTGATCCGGAGCCTACGGCGAGAGTGTCTGGATCTCCTGATCCCGCTAACCCAATTACACCTGCTTCGTACCGTGAAGGATTGGACCTCTTATTACAATACGGCGCGACCACATATGTCACTCGGTCCGGGGATCCCGAGCCCACCCGGCACGCTACCCGTCGCACTGATAGCACATAGACATCGGCCCCCCGAGAAGCAGCGGGTTTATGCACGCCCTATTCTGGGAGACTTACATCGCGACTACCGGCTGATAGCGGCCTGA
- a CDS encoding nitroreductase family protein, whose amino-acid sequence MSLLLAEKLIRSRRTIHSFGRESPPRELILRAIDLARWAPNHRLTAPWRFYLLGPATADAICRLNAELTSQAKGIQAGQAKLRR is encoded by the coding sequence ATGTCGCTGCTACTTGCGGAAAAACTAATTCGGTCCCGCCGCACGATCCATTCCTTCGGGCGTGAGTCGCCGCCGCGAGAGCTTATTCTACGCGCCATTGATCTCGCGCGCTGGGCGCCGAATCACCGGCTTACCGCGCCATGGCGTTTTTACCTCTTGGGACCCGCGACCGCCGATGCAATCTGCCGCTTAAACGCGGAGCTGACCTCCCAAGCTAAGGGTATTCAAGCGGGGCAGGCCAAACTCAGGCGCTAG